The Candidatus Binataceae bacterium genome includes the window TCCCTCGGGGCCGAGATCCACCGCCATTGCACGCGTGAGTCCCGTCACCGCCGTCTTGGCGGCGACGTAGGGGCTGTCGCCGGGAGTAGCGCCGAGGCCCTCGGTCGACGCGATATTGACGATTCGCGCCGCGTCGGACTTGCGCAGATGCGGCAGCGCCGCGCGCACCAGCCACTGTTGCGAAGTCAGCAGACCGGTCAGCGCGCGATCCCAAATCCTGTCGTACTCGGGACCGTCGAGCGGATGGAACGCGCCGAAGCCGGCGTTGTTGACGATGATATCGAGGCGGCCGAACTTCTCCGCGACCTCGGCGACGACGAATCTGATCTCATCGTGATTCATCACGTCGAGCCTCCAGGCTTCGGCCTTGCCGCCTGCTTCTTTGATCTCGTGCAGCACGTG containing:
- a CDS encoding SDR family oxidoreductase, producing MEPIRKLSRSVKDRVALITGAASGMGRATAHVFASEGATVAITDINEAGLAHVLHEIKEAGGKAEAWRLDVMNHDEIRFVVAEVAEKFGRLDIIVNNAGFGAFHPLDGPEYDRIWDRALTGLLTSQQWLVRAALPHLRKSDAARIVNIASTEGLGATPGDSPYVAAKTAVTGLTRAMAVDLGPEGITVNCICPGPIRTSLTDAIPEEHKTIFGKRRTALKRYGYPEEVAHITFSLCLPASSYITGAVIPVDGGLTIRNA